In Vicia villosa cultivar HV-30 ecotype Madison, WI unplaced genomic scaffold, Vvil1.0 ctg.000881F_1_1, whole genome shotgun sequence, one DNA window encodes the following:
- the LOC131631909 gene encoding uncharacterized protein LOC131631909: MDGRGKKKSLFGKIKRICSKKGGKKKERAWDEIEQRWDEMEHEMNEMEQELNEMEQSSEQSSEKSSEHIEGEEEEKEVEPIPSSNSTQHYYYPPQTQQVIQGNTQPWYPSYSSQYSGTHSQFSDGNTQPWYPSHSSQYSGNPSQYSDGNTQPWNPSYSSQYYGNPSYSSQYSDGNTQPWNPSYSNSRDGNAQHGYTENTSSYSSHFSGGDTHPSNSSYSSEYPQPNYYPNNRQNIQGENEYVSDENAEGCSMM, encoded by the coding sequence ATGGATGGAAGAGGGAAGAAGAAATCTTTATTCGGAAAAATAAAGCGAATATGTTCAAAAAAAGGtggaaaaaagaaagagagagcATGGGACGAGATAGAGCAAAGGTGGGATGAGATGGAGCATGAGATGAACGAGATGGAGCAAGAGCTGAATGAGATGGAACAATCTTCAGAGCAATCTTCGGAGAAATCTTCAGAGCATATAGAGGGggaagaggaggagaaggaggtagaACCAATACCTTCATCTAACTCTACACAACATTATTATTATCCTCCACAAACTCAACAAGTAATTCAAGGAAATACACAACCGTGGTACCCTTCATACTCTTCACAATATAGTGGGACCCATTCACAATTTAGTGATGGAAATACACAACCATGGTACCCTTCACACTCTTCCCAATATAGTGGGAACCCTTCACAATATAGTGATGGAAATACACAACCATGGAACCCCTCATACTCCTCACAATATTATGGGAACCCTTCATACTCTTCACAATATAGTGATGGAAATACACAACCATGGAACCCTTCATACTCCAATTCACGTGATGGAAATGCACAACATGGATATACAGAGAACACCTCGTCATATTCTTCACACTTCAGCGGTGGAGATACACACCCAAGTAACTCTTCCTATTCTTCAGAGTATCCTCAACCAAACTATTATCCTAATAATCGACAAAACATCCAAGGGGAGAATGAGTACGTTAGTGATGAAAACGCAGAAGGATGTTCTATGATGTAA